The proteins below are encoded in one region of Candidatus Berkelbacteria bacterium:
- the ndk gene encoding nucleoside-diphosphate kinase → MNTTERTVVIIKPDGVQRGIIGEILHRFERRGLKLIGMKFLKLPVELLEEHYAHHKDKPFFSKLIAFMTSAPALAMVLEGKDGVNVVRAMTGPTKGTDAFPGTIRGDFALSHQQNVIHASESIEIANQEVKRFFDDRELFDDYQRADWPMVYAEDERN, encoded by the coding sequence ATGAATACAACTGAACGAACGGTCGTAATCATTAAACCCGATGGTGTTCAGCGGGGGATTATCGGCGAGATTTTGCATCGTTTTGAGCGCCGCGGCTTGAAGCTAATTGGGATGAAGTTTCTCAAACTCCCAGTCGAACTCCTTGAGGAACATTACGCCCATCACAAAGACAAGCCCTTTTTCTCCAAGCTGATTGCCTTCATGACTTCAGCGCCGGCGCTGGCGATGGTTTTAGAAGGTAAGGATGGTGTGAATGTTGTTCGGGCAATGACAGGCCCGACTAAAGGCACAGATGCGTTTCCCGGCACGATTAGAGGTGATTTTGCTCTGTCGCATCAACAGAATGTTATTCATGCTTCAGAGAGTATTGAGATTGCGAACCAGGAAGTAAAACGTTTTTTCGACGACCGTGAACTTTTTGACGACTATCAACGCGCTGATTGGCCGATGGTTTACGCCGAAGATGAACGAAATTAA